A genome region from Geminicoccus roseus DSM 18922 includes the following:
- a CDS encoding trimethylamine methyltransferase family protein, with protein sequence MAMVLEQDGRRRGGREARRELRAREVSEDARVVRPGIMGGRFLPLDPRDVLRVHEAALTALATIGFGQPPASTVAALTAAGAEYRDARIFFPRALVEDTVASAARNFTLFGRDRRHDLHPSAHRVHFGTAGAAVHMIDARTGEYRESTLCDLYDIARLVDRLDNVHFYQRSVVPRDIPDPFEMDINTAYACLAGTAKHVGTSFVKGEHLQAALPMFHAIAGSEAAWRAQPFVSLSCCFVVPPMRFADDACSALETAVYAGMPVLLLSAGQAGATAPAALAGALVQTVAECLAGLVYVNALKPGAPALFGPWPFVSDLRTGAMSGGSGEQALLTAACAQMGRFYDLPTGSAAGMTDSKIPDSQAGFEKAYTNVLAGQAGLNLVYESVGMHASLLGSCLESYVIDDDMLGSILRTIKGIEITEATLSLEAMREVCLEGPGHYLGHQQTLDLMQTEYLYPTVSDRTSPKEWKEQGSTDSVARAGTKLRRILSKHYPTHIPPEVDSAIRVMLPIRLDPAQMHPGDGRW encoded by the coding sequence ATGGCTATGGTCTTGGAGCAGGACGGCAGACGGCGCGGGGGACGGGAGGCGAGGCGTGAGTTGCGGGCGCGGGAAGTGTCGGAGGACGCGCGGGTTGTCCGACCCGGCATCATGGGCGGTCGCTTTCTGCCACTCGACCCGCGGGACGTCCTGCGTGTTCACGAGGCGGCGCTGACCGCACTTGCCACGATCGGCTTCGGGCAGCCGCCGGCCTCTACGGTCGCGGCCCTGACTGCGGCCGGTGCCGAGTACCGTGACGCACGGATCTTCTTTCCAAGGGCCCTGGTGGAAGACACCGTTGCCAGCGCCGCGCGGAACTTCACCCTGTTCGGGCGCGACCGCCGCCATGACCTGCATCCTTCGGCACATCGTGTTCATTTCGGGACTGCCGGCGCCGCCGTCCACATGATCGACGCGAGGACAGGCGAGTACCGCGAATCGACTCTCTGCGATCTCTACGACATTGCCCGGCTCGTGGACCGGCTGGACAATGTCCACTTCTACCAGCGCTCGGTGGTCCCTCGGGACATCCCTGATCCGTTCGAAATGGACATCAACACCGCCTATGCCTGCCTCGCAGGCACCGCGAAGCATGTCGGCACCTCGTTCGTGAAGGGAGAGCACCTGCAGGCGGCCCTGCCCATGTTCCATGCCATCGCCGGTTCGGAAGCAGCATGGCGCGCGCAGCCGTTCGTGTCTCTGTCCTGCTGCTTCGTTGTTCCACCCATGCGGTTCGCGGATGATGCCTGTAGCGCGCTGGAAACAGCGGTCTATGCCGGCATGCCCGTTCTGCTGCTCTCGGCCGGCCAGGCAGGCGCCACGGCTCCCGCCGCACTCGCCGGCGCCCTGGTCCAGACGGTGGCCGAATGCCTGGCCGGCCTCGTCTATGTCAACGCGCTCAAGCCGGGTGCGCCGGCGCTGTTCGGCCCATGGCCGTTCGTGTCGGACCTCCGCACCGGCGCCATGTCAGGAGGTTCGGGCGAGCAGGCCCTGCTCACCGCCGCCTGCGCCCAGATGGGGCGGTTCTATGATCTGCCTACAGGCAGCGCCGCCGGCATGACCGACAGCAAGATCCCCGATTCGCAGGCAGGTTTCGAGAAGGCGTACACCAACGTTCTGGCCGGGCAGGCAGGCCTCAACCTGGTCTACGAGTCGGTCGGGATGCATGCCTCCCTCCTGGGCTCCTGTCTCGAGAGCTACGTCATCGACGACGACATGCTGGGATCAATCCTGCGCACCATCAAGGGCATCGAGATCACCGAGGCGACCCTGTCCCTGGAGGCCATGCGAGAAGTCTGCCTGGAAGGCCCGGGCCACTATCTCGGCCACCAGCAGACCCTGGACCTGATGCAGACGGAGTATCTTTACCCAACGGTCAGCGACCGCACGTCCCCCAAGGAATGGAAAGAGCAGGGCTCGACCGACAGCGTCGCGCGCGCCGGCACCAAGCTCCGGCGGATCCTGTCCAAGCACTATCCCACCCACATTCCTCCGGAGGTCGATTCGGCGATCAGGGTCATGCTTCCGATCCGACTCGATCCGGCGCAGATGCATCCAGGAGATGGAAGATGGTGA
- a CDS encoding lysylphosphatidylglycerol synthase transmembrane domain-containing protein: MGLSVLAILVLAWWMDWRAVARVVDQASPALIVLCIVLYAAQRFLMAGKWLLLLRVHGVRMGLLPATWLYSAATLAGSFLPSTVGGDAMRVGWLWRNGVDANDATASVVVERVVGAFVTMAAAMVGMFWLGRFASFSEEMHGMIFVAAAVMVLIGAGLAWSWAGPSRLRIALSENHMVGRMVARFRTAWLRQGRRPDVVAVFAALTLFESIYSLFMGWLTAHALGIDVAFVDLAAAYAVALAITRLPLTIDGIGVYEGIMALLLGTVAGLPAAESVALILVGRVLFLLVHGAGALMFAIHEGPLVSHVPARSSSVQAN; encoded by the coding sequence GTGGGGCTGAGCGTGCTCGCCATCCTGGTGCTGGCCTGGTGGATGGACTGGCGCGCTGTTGCGCGCGTGGTCGATCAAGCCTCGCCGGCTTTGATCGTGTTGTGCATCGTCCTGTACGCTGCGCAGCGCTTCCTCATGGCCGGCAAATGGCTTCTCCTGCTGCGCGTCCATGGCGTTCGGATGGGACTGTTGCCGGCGACGTGGCTCTACAGCGCTGCAACGCTGGCGGGATCCTTCCTGCCTTCCACGGTGGGCGGCGACGCGATGCGTGTCGGCTGGCTGTGGCGCAATGGCGTCGACGCCAACGACGCCACTGCTTCGGTGGTCGTCGAGCGGGTCGTCGGTGCGTTCGTCACCATGGCCGCCGCGATGGTCGGCATGTTCTGGCTCGGGCGGTTCGCCAGCTTCTCCGAAGAGATGCACGGCATGATTTTTGTGGCCGCGGCCGTGATGGTGCTGATCGGCGCGGGGCTGGCATGGTCGTGGGCGGGCCCGTCCAGGCTGCGGATCGCGCTCAGCGAGAACCACATGGTCGGCCGTATGGTCGCACGCTTCCGGACCGCCTGGCTCCGGCAGGGGCGGCGCCCGGACGTCGTGGCGGTCTTCGCCGCGCTGACCCTGTTCGAGAGCATCTATTCCCTGTTCATGGGCTGGCTCACCGCGCATGCCCTGGGGATCGACGTCGCATTCGTCGATCTTGCCGCAGCCTATGCGGTGGCGCTGGCGATCACCCGCCTGCCGCTGACGATCGATGGCATCGGCGTCTACGAGGGGATCATGGCTCTCCTGCTTGGCACGGTCGCGGGATTGCCTGCAGCTGAAAGCGTCGCCCTGATCCTGGTCGGCCGCGTGCTGTTCCTGCTGGTTCATGGCGCTGGTGCCCTCATGTTTGCGATCCACGAGGGCCCCCTCGTCTCTCATGTCCCCGCCCGGTCGTCCTCAGTGCAGGCCAACTAA
- a CDS encoding twin transmembrane helix small protein, translating to MYILETMLVVLVLATVGVLLLGLVSFFRGGVFNAKYSNILMRWRVGLQFAALAVLAILFLAYS from the coding sequence ATGTACATCCTAGAAACCATGCTGGTCGTCCTGGTCCTCGCCACCGTCGGGGTGCTGCTGCTCGGGCTGGTCAGTTTCTTCAGGGGCGGCGTGTTCAACGCCAAGTACTCCAACATACTGATGCGGTGGCGCGTCGGTCTGCAGTTCGCGGCCCTTGCGGTGCTGGCGATCCTCTTCCTCGCCTACAGCTGA
- a CDS encoding cob(I)yrinic acid a,c-diamide adenosyltransferase produces the protein MVHLTRIYTRGGDQGRTSLGDGSRVAKHALRVEAYGNVDEVNAAIGMARLHAEGALDDALARIQNDLFDLGADLCRPEDGTDSHLRIAEQQVERLEQEIDRINADLEPLSSFVLPGGTPAAACLHLARTIARRAERSLVQLSEQEAVNPAALRYLNRLSDHLFVLSRSANGGGTKDVLWVPGANR, from the coding sequence ATGGTGCATCTGACCCGGATCTACACGCGCGGCGGTGACCAGGGACGCACTTCCCTCGGGGACGGATCCCGAGTGGCCAAGCATGCGCTGAGGGTCGAGGCGTATGGCAACGTGGACGAGGTGAACGCCGCGATCGGGATGGCCCGCCTCCATGCGGAAGGAGCGCTCGACGACGCTCTGGCCCGGATCCAGAACGACCTGTTCGACCTCGGAGCGGATTTGTGCCGCCCGGAGGATGGCACCGACAGCCATCTGCGGATCGCAGAGCAGCAGGTCGAGCGGCTGGAGCAGGAGATCGACCGCATCAATGCCGATCTCGAACCGCTATCCTCCTTCGTGCTGCCGGGCGGTACGCCGGCTGCCGCCTGTCTGCATCTGGCCCGGACCATCGCACGACGGGCCGAGCGCAGCCTCGTCCAGTTGAGCGAGCAGGAAGCCGTCAATCCGGCAGCCCTGCGTTACCTCAACCGGCTCTCGGACCACCTCTTCGTTCTGTCGCGTTCAGCCAACGGTGGCGGGACAAAGGACGTGCTTTGGGTGCCGGGGGCCAACCGCTGA
- a CDS encoding electron transfer flavoprotein subunit beta/FixA family protein has protein sequence MKVLVPVKRVVDYNVKIRVKADKSGVDVANVKMSMNPFDEIACEQAIRLKEAGVATEIVAVSAGEPKAQETLRTALAMGADRAVLIESADELQPLAVAKLLAAIVKKEEPQLVLMGKQAIDDDSNQTGQMLAALLGWPQATFVSKLTVEGGEAEAGREVDEGLQTIAVPLPAVVTVDLRLNEPRYASLPNIMKAKKKPLDTLKPAELGVDIAPRLQYVQVEEPAARKAGVKVTSVQELVQKLKSEGGVLA, from the coding sequence ATGAAGGTCCTCGTACCCGTCAAGCGGGTGGTCGATTACAACGTCAAGATCAGGGTCAAGGCGGACAAGTCCGGCGTCGACGTTGCCAACGTCAAGATGTCGATGAACCCGTTCGACGAGATCGCGTGCGAGCAGGCGATCCGCCTGAAGGAAGCCGGCGTCGCCACGGAGATCGTGGCGGTATCGGCGGGCGAGCCTAAGGCCCAGGAGACCCTGCGGACCGCTCTTGCCATGGGGGCGGATCGTGCGGTGCTGATCGAAAGCGCCGACGAACTCCAGCCGCTCGCCGTCGCCAAGCTGCTGGCTGCCATCGTGAAGAAGGAGGAGCCCCAGCTTGTCCTGATGGGCAAGCAGGCGATCGACGACGACAGCAACCAGACAGGCCAGATGCTCGCCGCCCTGCTGGGCTGGCCGCAAGCGACCTTCGTCAGCAAGCTGACGGTCGAGGGCGGCGAGGCCGAGGCCGGGCGCGAGGTCGACGAGGGGTTGCAGACCATCGCGGTGCCTTTGCCGGCCGTGGTGACGGTCGACCTGCGGCTGAACGAGCCGCGCTATGCGTCGCTGCCCAACATCATGAAGGCCAAGAAGAAGCCGCTCGACACGCTCAAGCCGGCCGAGCTCGGGGTCGATATCGCTCCGCGCCTGCAGTACGTGCAGGTCGAGGAGCCCGCCGCGCGCAAGGCCGGCGTGAAGGTCACCTCGGTGCAGGAACTGGTGCAGAAGCTGAAGAGCGAAGGTGGAGTGCTGGCATGA
- a CDS encoding electron transfer flavoprotein subunit alpha/FixB family protein, which produces MSVLVVAELDAGGVAKASLSAITAASQLGGPVHLLLLGAGVDAGAASKVAGVEKVLVGDAPHLAHPSAEDAAAILVALAAGYDHLVAASTSFGKNVMPRVAALLDIAQVSDVVEVLGADRFKRYIYAGNALATVVSTDPKRVLTIRTTSFAPAAAEGGSASVETIDLPQASGLSSFVGQEVSKSERPELTSARIVVSGGRGMGSGENFKLLDELADALGAAVGASRAAVDAGFVPNDYQVGQTGKIVAPDLYVAVGISGAIQHLAGMKDSKVIVAINKDEEAPMFQVADFGLVGDLFKIIPELTEEVKRAKSS; this is translated from the coding sequence ATGAGCGTCCTGGTTGTTGCCGAGCTCGATGCCGGCGGGGTCGCCAAGGCCTCCCTTTCCGCCATCACCGCAGCCAGCCAGCTGGGCGGCCCGGTCCATCTTCTACTCCTGGGCGCAGGCGTCGATGCGGGCGCAGCGTCGAAGGTAGCGGGCGTGGAGAAGGTGCTGGTGGGTGATGCTCCCCATCTGGCCCACCCATCGGCGGAGGACGCCGCCGCCATCCTGGTCGCCCTTGCGGCGGGCTACGACCATCTGGTCGCGGCTTCCACCAGCTTCGGCAAGAACGTGATGCCGCGCGTGGCGGCCCTGCTCGACATCGCCCAGGTGAGCGATGTGGTCGAAGTGCTCGGAGCCGACCGGTTCAAGCGCTACATCTATGCCGGCAACGCGCTTGCGACAGTCGTCAGCACCGACCCCAAGCGGGTTCTGACCATCCGTACCACCTCCTTCGCGCCCGCAGCCGCCGAGGGCGGTTCCGCCAGCGTCGAGACGATCGATCTTCCGCAAGCTTCGGGCCTGTCCAGCTTTGTCGGACAGGAAGTCAGCAAGAGCGAGCGGCCTGAGCTGACCTCGGCGCGGATCGTTGTGTCGGGTGGCCGTGGCATGGGTTCCGGCGAGAACTTCAAGCTCCTGGACGAGCTTGCGGACGCGCTCGGCGCCGCAGTGGGCGCCAGCCGTGCCGCGGTCGACGCCGGCTTTGTGCCGAACGACTACCAGGTCGGGCAGACCGGCAAGATCGTCGCTCCTGACCTCTATGTCGCGGTGGGGATCTCCGGCGCCATCCAGCATCTGGCCGGCATGAAGGACTCGAAGGTCATCGTCGCGATCAACAAGGATGAAGAGGCACCGATGTTCCAGGTCGCCGATTTCGGCCTGGTTGGCGACCTCTTCAAGATCATCCCTGAGCTCACCGAAGAAGTGAAACGAGCGAAATCGTCCTGA
- a CDS encoding 3-hydroxybutyryl-CoA dehydrogenase: MAQPAQHPPIPEITTIGVIGAGQMGSGIAQVGSLAGYRVRLVDVNPEQLATAMGKIAVGLDRLVKKGQLTDADKDVAVGRISSHGSVADLSDCELVVEAATENEQIKKAIFKELLPHLRADAIIASNTSSISITRLAASTDRPERFIGMHFMNPVPAMKLIEVIRGIATEEDTYLAIRAVTEKLGKAPVTAEDFPAFIVNRILLPMINEAVYTLYEGVGNVDSIDTAMKLGANHPMGPLELADFIGLDTCLAVMQVLYEGLADSKYRPCPLLVKYVEAGWLGRKVKRGFYDYRGEHPVPTR, encoded by the coding sequence ATGGCGCAGCCTGCACAGCATCCTCCGATCCCCGAAATCACCACGATCGGTGTGATCGGTGCCGGCCAGATGGGAAGCGGCATCGCCCAGGTTGGCTCCCTGGCCGGCTACCGGGTCAGGCTCGTGGACGTGAACCCGGAGCAACTTGCGACGGCGATGGGCAAGATCGCCGTGGGGCTGGACCGGCTGGTGAAGAAAGGCCAGCTCACCGACGCGGATAAGGACGTCGCGGTCGGCCGCATCTCGTCGCATGGCTCGGTTGCCGACCTGTCGGATTGCGAACTGGTGGTGGAGGCCGCCACCGAGAACGAGCAGATCAAGAAGGCGATCTTCAAGGAACTCCTGCCGCACCTGCGGGCGGATGCGATCATCGCGTCGAACACCAGCTCGATCTCGATCACCCGGCTGGCGGCCTCCACGGACCGGCCCGAGCGCTTCATCGGCATGCACTTCATGAACCCCGTGCCGGCCATGAAGCTGATCGAGGTGATCCGCGGGATCGCCACCGAGGAGGATACCTACCTCGCGATCCGCGCGGTCACCGAGAAGCTGGGCAAGGCGCCGGTGACCGCCGAGGATTTTCCGGCCTTCATCGTCAACCGCATCCTGCTGCCGATGATCAACGAGGCGGTCTATACGCTGTATGAAGGCGTCGGCAACGTCGACAGCATCGACACCGCGATGAAGCTCGGCGCCAATCACCCGATGGGCCCGCTGGAACTGGCGGACTTCATCGGCCTGGATACCTGCCTGGCGGTGATGCAGGTCCTCTACGAGGGCCTTGCGGACAGCAAGTACCGGCCGTGTCCGCTGCTGGTGAAGTATGTCGAGGCGGGCTGGCTCGGGCGCAAGGTGAAGCGGGGCTTCTACGACTACCGAGGCGAGCATCCCGTCCCAACCCGCTGA
- a CDS encoding cell envelope integrity EipB family protein, with translation MEGNANLGTRSSGLVVVLLALAGWSGSAGAVDLASHRAAYRLSLAEGGQGTVTSVRGGLVMEWKKSCDGWTSNQRLAFQAGQAEGPDFSYDVRFSSWESTQNDQLRFSVRSFDNGKLFEEFRGEAVLPGSGDGEAHFTVPEEQSVALPAGTLFPTRHIKALIAAAERGENFVSVPVFDGSGLDALSNVSAVIGKQWPPGPDHPEAWTMNLAYHDLTVRSEEPEFELSFRLRADGVTDDITLDYGQFVLHGTLDQLEKLPEPSCE, from the coding sequence GTGGAAGGGAACGCGAACTTGGGTACTAGATCATCGGGGCTGGTGGTCGTGCTCCTGGCGCTTGCTGGATGGTCCGGCTCGGCCGGGGCAGTCGATCTGGCATCGCATCGTGCTGCCTACCGCCTGAGCCTGGCCGAAGGCGGCCAGGGCACCGTCACCTCCGTGCGCGGCGGCCTCGTGATGGAGTGGAAGAAGTCCTGCGACGGATGGACCAGCAACCAGCGGCTGGCCTTCCAGGCGGGGCAGGCGGAAGGCCCGGACTTCTCCTATGACGTGCGGTTCTCGTCCTGGGAATCCACCCAGAACGACCAGCTGCGCTTCTCGGTACGCTCCTTCGACAACGGCAAGTTGTTCGAGGAATTCCGCGGCGAGGCTGTGCTGCCCGGTTCCGGCGACGGCGAGGCTCATTTCACCGTGCCCGAGGAACAGTCGGTTGCGCTTCCTGCCGGGACCCTGTTTCCCACCCGGCACATCAAGGCGCTGATTGCGGCTGCCGAGCGCGGCGAGAATTTTGTGTCGGTCCCGGTCTTCGATGGCAGCGGGCTGGACGCGCTCAGCAATGTCAGCGCGGTGATCGGCAAGCAATGGCCCCCGGGCCCCGATCACCCTGAAGCGTGGACCATGAATCTTGCCTATCACGACCTGACCGTCCGGTCCGAGGAGCCCGAGTTCGAGCTGAGCTTCAGGCTGCGAGCGGATGGCGTCACCGACGACATCACCCTCGACTATGGCCAGTTCGTCCTGCACGGCACGCTCGACCAGCTCGAGAAGCTGCCGGAGCCCAGCTGCGAGTAG
- a CDS encoding ROK family protein: MTRPISFGIDLGGTKMEIIALGPDGRELLRRRRPTPRGSYEATLDGMVALVLEAEEELGSVGSVGICHPGAISPGNGQIKNANLTWLNGRRFDQDLMDRMKRPVAFANDANCLALSEATDGAGAGAPVVFTAILGTGVGGGIVVNGQLLTGPNAIGGEWGHIPLPATQADELPGPACYCGRFGCVETWLSGPALAMDHRQRFGADLSAPEIVEKAQTGDHACDRSMNIYEDRLARALGTIMSILDPDVIVLAGGLSNASRIYANVPRRWHRYTFSDDIRTRLLPPVHGDSSGVRGAAWLGRSLADG, from the coding sequence ATGACCAGACCGATTTCCTTCGGCATCGACCTGGGCGGCACCAAGATGGAGATCATCGCCCTGGGCCCGGACGGGCGGGAGCTTCTCCGCCGCAGGCGCCCGACGCCGCGTGGCTCCTACGAGGCCACGCTGGACGGAATGGTCGCCCTGGTTCTCGAGGCGGAAGAGGAGCTTGGCAGCGTCGGCTCGGTCGGTATCTGCCATCCCGGCGCGATCTCTCCAGGCAACGGCCAAATCAAGAACGCCAATCTCACTTGGCTGAACGGCCGGCGGTTCGACCAGGACCTGATGGACCGGATGAAGCGGCCGGTCGCATTTGCCAACGATGCGAACTGCCTGGCTCTTTCCGAAGCAACCGACGGGGCTGGAGCGGGCGCGCCGGTTGTCTTTACGGCGATCCTTGGCACCGGCGTTGGCGGCGGCATCGTCGTCAACGGCCAACTCCTGACCGGTCCGAACGCGATCGGCGGGGAATGGGGCCATATCCCGCTGCCAGCGACCCAAGCCGATGAGCTGCCCGGCCCCGCCTGCTACTGTGGCCGTTTCGGCTGCGTGGAGACCTGGCTGTCCGGGCCGGCCCTGGCGATGGACCACCGGCAGCGCTTCGGCGCCGATCTCAGCGCCCCTGAGATCGTGGAGAAGGCGCAGACGGGCGACCATGCCTGCGACCGCAGCATGAACATCTACGAGGACCGGCTGGCGCGGGCGCTAGGCACGATCATGAGCATTCTGGATCCCGACGTGATCGTGCTCGCCGGCGGCCTGTCCAATGCCAGCCGCATCTATGCCAATGTGCCCAGGCGGTGGCACCGCTACACGTTCTCCGACGACATCCGGACCAGGCTGCTGCCGCCTGTGCACGGCGACAGCTCCGGGGTGCGCGGAGCCGCCTGGCTCGGACGGTCTCTCGCCGACGGCTGA
- a CDS encoding O-antigen ligase family protein, with product MSVRHLRLALAVWLCLLLAAAPWPLGSVIPMAALTFTVLCTATAALAMFLPSLPERRPFTAPVLIAGVLVLAVVAWMVIQVVPDMGVPFAHPGWTYAPDGEGVGSISIDPDAGVYQVIRFSGYAAMFVAVLVAATDRKLADLIYTAMMVIVTAYALYGLIAWILDFETVAGFGPVAYEGDVTSTFVNRNSWATFANLGLVLILARLAEDFENGPGSSLRARVVEMFQTITPALLLKLMAFFIVATASILSHSRGGFLSAVVALPLMLIIVLAAVRPRASFIAVSVLAVAVAGLWIVAASGEGVLARLEKLDMQFDVTAAGRLAAWTISMELIGDRPWLGHGLGSFQAVFQTSVDERFTLIYDLAHNTYIEHMLEIGVPATLLLYGAVAILFGVCVRGVFRRRRDRVFALAAVGGTLLVGLHALVDFSIQMPAIAMFYTAMLAIGCAQACPSVRTKVTRVRRTSESRPTIREELEAAPS from the coding sequence ATGTCTGTGCGGCATCTGCGCCTTGCGCTTGCAGTCTGGCTCTGCCTGCTGCTGGCGGCGGCCCCCTGGCCTCTGGGCAGCGTCATCCCCATGGCCGCCCTGACCTTCACCGTGCTGTGCACGGCGACGGCCGCGCTGGCGATGTTCCTGCCCTCCCTGCCGGAGAGGCGACCATTCACCGCACCCGTCCTCATCGCCGGCGTGCTGGTCCTGGCGGTGGTGGCGTGGATGGTCATCCAGGTCGTGCCGGACATGGGCGTTCCCTTCGCCCATCCCGGGTGGACCTATGCTCCGGATGGCGAAGGCGTGGGCTCGATCTCGATCGACCCCGATGCCGGCGTCTACCAGGTGATCCGCTTCAGCGGCTATGCCGCCATGTTCGTGGCGGTCCTGGTCGCCGCCACCGACCGCAAGCTCGCCGACCTGATCTACACCGCCATGATGGTCATCGTGACGGCCTATGCGCTTTACGGCCTGATCGCCTGGATCCTTGACTTCGAGACCGTCGCCGGGTTCGGACCGGTCGCCTATGAAGGCGACGTCACCTCCACCTTCGTCAACCGGAACTCCTGGGCCACCTTCGCCAACCTTGGCCTGGTCCTGATCCTCGCCCGGCTGGCCGAAGATTTCGAGAACGGTCCCGGCTCCAGCCTGCGCGCCCGGGTCGTCGAGATGTTCCAGACGATCACCCCGGCGCTGCTGCTCAAGCTGATGGCCTTCTTCATCGTGGCGACGGCCTCGATCCTCAGCCATTCCCGCGGCGGCTTCCTGAGCGCCGTGGTGGCCCTGCCCCTGATGCTGATCATCGTGCTCGCTGCGGTGCGCCCTCGCGCGAGCTTCATCGCGGTCAGCGTGCTGGCCGTGGCGGTGGCGGGCCTCTGGATCGTGGCGGCCAGCGGCGAAGGCGTGCTGGCGCGGCTGGAGAAGCTCGACATGCAGTTCGATGTTACGGCGGCCGGGCGGCTCGCGGCCTGGACCATCTCGATGGAGCTGATCGGCGACCGGCCCTGGCTCGGTCACGGCCTGGGCTCCTTCCAGGCCGTGTTCCAGACCAGCGTCGACGAGCGGTTCACCCTGATCTACGACCTCGCCCACAACACCTATATCGAGCACATGCTGGAGATCGGGGTCCCGGCGACCCTCCTTCTCTATGGTGCGGTAGCGATCCTGTTCGGGGTCTGCGTGCGCGGCGTGTTCCGGCGCCGCCGAGACCGGGTGTTTGCCTTGGCCGCCGTGGGCGGGACGCTGCTGGTCGGCTTGCATGCGCTGGTGGACTTCTCCATCCAGATGCCGGCCATCGCCATGTTCTATACGGCCATGCTCGCCATCGGCTGCGCCCAGGCCTGTCCTTCGGTTCGCACCAAGGTCACGCGGGTCCGCAGGACCTCCGAGAGCCGGCCCACCATCCGCGAGGAACTCGAAGCAGCGCCCTCCTGA
- the dhaK gene encoding dihydroxyacetone kinase subunit DhaK encodes MKKFINDVDNILVESLAGFGRAHADLVEVSLDPMFVRRREPTRPGKVALISGGGSGHEPLHAGFVGHGMLDAACPGHVFTSPTPDQMIAAAAAVSGGAGTLWIVKNYAGDVMNFEMAAEMAEGESASVLVVDDVAVEDSSFTTGRRGVAGTMIVEKITGAAAEAGADLSALKALGDDVVARTRSMGVAFTSCLVPAAGSPTFTLEHDEMEMGVGIHGEPGRRREKLAPARAIAEQMTGAILQDLAPAKGQEVLLHVNGFGGTPLMELYLMFEQASAILADRGLKVARSLVGNYTTSLEMAGCSVTVTALDARLTELWDAPVHTPALRAGR; translated from the coding sequence GTGAAGAAGTTCATCAACGACGTCGACAACATCCTGGTGGAAAGCCTGGCCGGCTTCGGCCGGGCCCATGCGGACCTGGTCGAGGTCTCGCTGGACCCGATGTTCGTCCGCCGCCGCGAGCCGACCCGGCCGGGCAAGGTCGCGCTGATCTCCGGCGGCGGCTCCGGCCACGAGCCGCTCCATGCCGGCTTTGTCGGCCACGGCATGCTGGACGCCGCCTGCCCCGGCCATGTCTTCACCTCGCCCACGCCCGACCAGATGATCGCCGCGGCCGCCGCCGTCAGCGGTGGGGCCGGCACGCTGTGGATCGTGAAGAACTATGCCGGCGACGTGATGAACTTCGAGATGGCCGCCGAGATGGCCGAGGGCGAGAGCGCCAGCGTACTGGTGGTCGACGACGTCGCAGTGGAAGATTCCAGCTTCACGACCGGCCGGCGCGGCGTGGCCGGCACGATGATCGTCGAGAAGATCACCGGCGCCGCCGCCGAGGCCGGCGCGGACTTGTCGGCGCTGAAGGCGCTGGGCGACGACGTGGTCGCGCGCACCCGCTCGATGGGCGTGGCGTTCACCTCATGCCTGGTCCCGGCCGCCGGCTCCCCGACCTTCACCCTCGAGCATGACGAGATGGAGATGGGGGTCGGCATCCATGGCGAGCCGGGGCGGCGCCGGGAGAAGCTGGCGCCCGCCCGCGCCATCGCGGAGCAGATGACCGGCGCCATCCTGCAGGACCTCGCCCCCGCCAAGGGCCAGGAGGTGCTGCTGCACGTGAACGGCTTTGGCGGCACGCCGCTGATGGAGCTCTACCTGATGTTCGAGCAGGCGAGCGCGATCCTGGCCGACCGCGGCCTGAAGGTGGCCCGCTCGCTGGTCGGCAACTACACCACCTCGCTGGAGATGGCAGGCTGCTCGGTGACGGTCACCGCTCTCGATGCGCGCCTGACGGAGCTATGGGACGCGCCGGTTCACACCCCGGCCCTGCGCGCCGGGCGCTGA